From the Alistipes sp. ZOR0009 genome, the window GCTTCGCCACGGGTGTTGGCGGATGGAATGTTTGGGGCTAAATTAGCCGTTGCTGCCGGATGAAGTTTGTTAAATGAAAAATGGGAATGGGGATAGGGTCGCGGGATATGAGATTTGAGTGGTGTGATTTGAGATTTGTGATGTGGGACTTTTTTTGTGTAGTCAATGTGCCCATCAGCTGTCGTGTACTTGAACGCTTGGAAAATGGTCGCCTATCAGCTGGGAGTAAACCCAGAAATGCCCTACCAGTGGAGCGTACCCGAAGAGAACTCATAAGCCCCAAACTAAAAGTACACTTAGTGAATAATGGGAGGCTGGGCTGTTGCCCAAAGTTCCATCTTGGGAGCTACCATTACCTTACAACGCTTACGTAAAAGGGGGAGAGGCTATGCTTACGCACTACGAAAAGGTTGCTCCACATCTTAACTAACCGCTGTATACGCGACCCGTACGTACAGTGGTGTGAGAGGTTCTCCCCGTCAGTTAGTGCTGGTGGGGCTGGCTACTCGATTGGGCGTAGTTATTTATATTATCGTTATTACGAATGGGAAATCACCTTCACCACTGATAATTGGATTTTGATTACCCTCTGTTAATTCAGTCACTTGCTTTTTAGCCATTTCAAAAACCTTGTGAGTGCTTATAACTCGTTCTCGATAATACTCATGAATATAAATTGCATTATCAATGAGTGACTTTAGAAACAAATAGTCAGAAGCACTTTCATCAATACTTGCTGCAAATAAATATAAAACCCCATCTTTTGAACTTTTTATTGCGGAATCAAATTTGGCAATTGATTCTTCTCTTGTTAGAGGTCTTTTTATATATCCACCATAAGCATATTTTGGAATCAACCGGTTTAATCTTTGTATATCAAGTTCAAAGTCTATTACATTTCTGCAAGTCTCAAGTATATGCAATTGCTTTTTACATTCAAATTGAAGTTGTCCAGGCTGAATAAATGTCTTTTCCTGAAGTTGAAAAATCTGTGTTCCATTTTTATTTGCTCCATGTCCAATTAATAGAATAATTAGATAATCAAGATCATTAAGAACATCTAATTTAGTCAATTCTCTAATTTCAGGCTCTTCTAATACATAGATTTCCGTATCAAGGTCAAAAGCACCTCCCGCATTGCTGCAAAAGAAATCAATATAGAGTTGAATGATTTTTCTATCATTAATCAATTCTATTTCGTTTTTGCTGAATCCTTTAATTATTAGTATAGATTTTTTCATAATTGTGTACAATATCTCAGTAATCGCAGCTAGCTGCGATTATTCCCGCATTACCAGCAGCTCCTACTAGGTAGGATGCCGCTTCGAAAGTAGCTAAAATCTGGCAACGTTAAACAGTGTTACGTCTTTTTTGTGTAGTCAATGTGCCCATCAGCTGATCACCACTTCGACGGTCGGAAAAATGCTAATCCATCAGCTGATGACCACTTCGGCGGTCGGGAAAATGCTAATCCATCAGCTGATCACCATTTCGACGGTTGGAAAAATGCTAATATATCAGCTGATGACCACTTCGACGGTCGGAAAAATGCTAATCCATCAGCTGATGACCATTTCGACGGTCGGGAAAATGCTAATCCATCAGCTGATCACCATTTCAACGCTTGGAAAAATGGTCATCCATCAGCTGATGACCATTTCGACGGTCGGGAAAATGCTAATCCATCAGCTGATGACCATTTGAACGCTTGGAAAAATGGTCATCCATCAGCTGATCACCACTTCGACGTTCGGAAAAATGAAAACACATCAGCTGTTTTTCATTTTCAGGAGCTCGGAGGTGGAGAGTTCTCTATTGGGTTTGACGGTTGGTTGGAGAGAGGAGGCCATTGGGCCATTCTAGAGGCTTAGGAGGAGCCTAGTGGGGGGCGATGGTTGTTGGCCCTCAATGCCGTTGGTTGTGGGCATGGAGGGCAGGAGGGGGCGCGGTAGCTTACACCTTCATGTGGCGGTCTATCTCGCGCTTGGCATCCTTCAGCTTTAGCGTTTCGCGCTTGTCGTACTCCTTCTTACCCTTGGCTAGGGCAATTTCGACCTTGGCTAGCCCGCGCTCGTTGATGTATAGGCGGTAGGCAATGATGGTAAGGCCCTTCTCCTGCGATTTGCGCTGCAGCTTGTTGAGCTCCTTGCGTTGCAGCAGCAGCTTACGGTCGCGGCGTGGGTCGTGGTTGTTGTAGGTGCCCCACCAGTATTCGGCGATGTGCATCCCCTTAATAAATAGCTCGCCCCGGTGGAAGTAGCAGAAGGCATCTACCAAGCTGGCCTTTCCTGCCCTAATCGACTTAATTTCTGTTCCTGTAAGCACTATACCGGCGGTGTAGGTTTCCAGAAATTCGTAGTCGTGGCTGGCTCGCTTATTTCGTATGTTGACTTTTGGTTTATCCATTATCTTGTTCTCAAAAAAAGGAGGAGAAAAACTCCGAATGGCAAATATAGCAAAATAGAGGCTAAAAAAGCGAAGGTGTAGGGGGATAAGGCTTCAACTTGGGGCGTTTTTTATGGGGATGGGGCTGGTGGTATGGGCGAAGCCCGTGCTTAATGGGGGGTGACGGTTATGGTGCTGGACGGCAGGTAACAAAAAAGCCGAGATGGCTCTCGGCTTGTATCTTGTAAGGTTGGGTGGCTAGAAGATGATGGCTAGCAGCCCCTGTACTATTAGGTGGGTAACCAAAATAATCCCCACAAAAATTAGTACGGTTAGCACGGTGTAGCCCAAGCGCTGCTCGGTAACGGTTCCTAGCACCGGCTTAAAGCCTAGCCAAAGCACGTACAGCGAGTAGAAGCTTACCAGGCGCATGATGCCGTTTAGGGGCTCTATCAGGTGTCCTACAATCATAAAAAGGAAGTAGGGCGCTAGCGCAAAAATGGCCAGCTTGGTAGATAGGGTGAGGTCTTTGGTGGAGTCAAAGTTTACCGACAGCCTCTCTATGGCGTACGATAGGGCGATGGCCGCACCACAGGGCACCGAAAAATCTACCAGCGTTTGGATGATGATCTTCGCAAAGCTATCGTTGCTGGTCCATATAAGCATGCCAACAAAGGTCGATAGCGCGTAAATGGTGCAGTAGGGGATGAGGTAGTTTTTGTAGAGGGCATCCCGTTGGATGTTCTCATCGCGAATCTCTTCCCACTCCATCTTCGGATTCCGAAGGAGATTAAAGGTTCTTCTCCAAAGTAATTTAAGGTTCATTGATGCTTACGTTAAAAAAAGCAGTCAAAAATAGCCTATTTTTGTGTAATCGTTTCATGTTTTTCAGCATTTAGCAAGCTATGTATCAAAAAAAATACGATCTGATCACCATTGTAGGCCCAACTGCTAGCGGAAAGACCACCTTAGCCGTCAATTTGGCGCTGCAGCTCGGTGGCGAAGTGCTTTCGGCCGACTCCCGCCAAATCTATCGGGGGATGGATATTGGTACCGGAAAAGATCTTTCGGAGTACGTTGTTGGGGGGCGCGCGGTGCCCTACCACCTAATTGACATTGCTGATGCGGGCGTGCGCTACAACGTGTTTGAGTACCAGCAGGCTTTTTTCGAAGCCTACCACGATGTGGCCCAGCGCGGAAAGCAGGCGGTG encodes:
- a CDS encoding Yip1 family protein translates to MNLKLLWRRTFNLLRNPKMEWEEIRDENIQRDALYKNYLIPYCTIYALSTFVGMLIWTSNDSFAKIIIQTLVDFSVPCGAAIALSYAIERLSVNFDSTKDLTLSTKLAIFALAPYFLFMIVGHLIEPLNGIMRLVSFYSLYVLWLGFKPVLGTVTEQRLGYTVLTVLIFVGIILVTHLIVQGLLAIIF
- the smpB gene encoding SsrA-binding protein SmpB, whose product is MDKPKVNIRNKRASHDYEFLETYTAGIVLTGTEIKSIRAGKASLVDAFCYFHRGELFIKGMHIAEYWWGTYNNHDPRRDRKLLLQRKELNKLQRKSQEKGLTIIAYRLYINERGLAKVEIALAKGKKEYDKRETLKLKDAKREIDRHMKV